The window CGGGCGCCTTGCCGCCATACCTGCACTGCAGGAACGGCACTGTCATCCAATCAGCCATCGCAGCAAAAAGAGAAAGCGAAATCGCCTTGCCGCGGCCGGTCCTTCCCCGCTCTATGAGCGCCTCCAGAATTGCCTGATAGGCATACATGCCGGTGCCGACATCGACAACCGAAACACCGACCCTGCCGGGGCCTTCCGGGCGGCCCGTCACCGAAGCTAGACCACTCTCGGCCTGCACAAGCAGATCATAAGCCCGCATTGCGGCGTAGGGCCCTTCCTCGCCGTAGCCGGAAATCGAGCAGGTGATGAGGTTCGGGTAACGAGCCGTCAGGTCTTCAGCGCCGAAACCCAAACGCTCCGCCGCGCCCGGCCCCAGGTTCTGCAGAAAGACATCGGCCTTGGAAACAATGCGCTCCAGCAAGGCGCGGTCCGCATCGTCCTTGACGTTCAGCGCGATGGATTCCTTACCGCGATTGAGCCAGACAAAGTAGGTAGACTCACCCATAACGGCGTGATCGTAGCCGCGCGCGAAATCGCCTTCGGGACGCTCGACCTTGATCACCCGCGCGCCCGCCTCCGCCAGCTTGCACGAGCAGTAGGGCGCGGCGACGGCCTGCTCAAGAGCCACGACTAGAATGCCGGATAAGGGACCGGGCATGAATCAGTAACTCCGCGGCAAGCCGAGCACGTGCTCGGCGATGTAAGAGAGAATCAGATTGGTGGAGATCGGCGCCACTTGATAGAGGCGGGTTTCCCGGAATTTCCGTTCGACATCGTACTCCTCGGCAAAACCGAACCC is drawn from Limibacillus halophilus and contains these coding sequences:
- a CDS encoding CaiB/BaiF CoA transferase family protein; this translates as MPGPLSGILVVALEQAVAAPYCSCKLAEAGARVIKVERPEGDFARGYDHAVMGESTYFVWLNRGKESIALNVKDDADRALLERIVSKADVFLQNLGPGAAERLGFGAEDLTARYPNLITCSISGYGEEGPYAAMRAYDLLVQAESGLASVTGRPEGPGRVGVSVVDVGTGMYAYQAILEALIERGRTGRGKAISLSLFAAMADWMTVPFLQCRYGGKAPERVGLAHPSIAPYGAFASQEGKWIVISIQNEREWMRLCEQVLQRPDLLKDPAYAGNAQRVANRSALDALIAEHFACYGLEELAAALEAAQVAFGRVSEVPDLLRHPALREVIVETPGGSAAMPAPPASFDGRLRQPGPVPALDEQGEALRREFSL